In the genome of Planctomyces sp. SH-PL62, the window CGGCTTGACGCGGCGCTCGACCGATTCATCGTCCGTCCCTTCGTCCTCAGCTTCCGCTGGTGCGACCGGATGGAGGCCCGCTGGACGGGCTTCCTCGCCGGGCGACGCGACCGCCCGCACGACCACGACCCCCGCCGCCGACACGACCCCGTCGCCCTCACGCCGCCGGCCGGAGAGGACCACTCATGAGCTCGATGCGACTCCCGTGGCTGGAGCTGGCGATCCTCCTCCCCGCGCTCGGTTCGATCTGGGTGAGGTTCCGACGCGACCCGCTGGTCGCCCGCGAGCACGCCCTGGCGATCGGCGGTTTAACGCTGCTCGCCACGATCGCCGCCTGGGTCGATTTTGAACTCCTGGGGCCCCGAGACGCCCCGGGCTGCCGTCCCTTCCCGGGGTTCGGGCCGAGCTGGGCATGGCTGGCGATCGACGCGCTCAACGCCCCCCTGATGCCCCTCGGCGCGCTGATCCACCTGCTGACGATCCTGGCCACCCTGCGCACCAAGGTCCGGGAATTCTCGCTCCCGCGCACCCTGATCACCGAGTCGATCCTGATGGCGATCTTCGCCGCCTCGACCCCCTGGGGACTGGTGGTCCTGATGGCTATCTCGACGCTCCCACGCTACATGGAGCTGGTCGCGAACCGGCAGCCGAGCCGCGTCTACCTGATCCACATGGCCCTGTTCATCACGCTCATGATCTTGGGCCAGTGGGGAGTGTCGAACGCGGCGGCGGGCGGGACTCCGCCACATTGGGCGATACTCTTGCTTACCCTGGCGATGCTCGTGCGGTGCGGCGTCGTCCCGTTCCATTGCTGGATGACCGACCTGTTCGAGCACGCGACGTTCGGCACGGCCCTGCTGTTCGTGACGCCTTTGACGGCGGCGTTCGGCGTGACCCGCCTGGTGTTGCCGATCGCGCCGACGTGGGACCTGTGGATCATCTCGATGATGTCGCTGATCACGGCCCTCTACGCCGGCGGCATGGCCTTGGTCCAGCGCGACGCGAGGCGGTTCTTCTGCTACGTCTTCCTCAGTTGCTCCTCGCTCGTCCTGGTGGGGATCGAGACTGCCACGCCGATCGGCCTGACGGGGTCGCTGAGCCTCTGGCTGTCGGTCTCGATCTCGCTGACCGGCTTCGGGCTGGTCCTCCGCTGCGTCGAGGCGCGGGTGGGGCGGATCGCGCTGACGGAGTTCCTGGGGCTGTACGATGAAATCCCGACGATGGCCGGGCTCTTCCTGCTGACCGGGCTGGCGAGCGTCGGGTTTCCGGGGACGGCCGGTTTCATCAGCATCGAGATGATCGTCGAGGCCGCCTTCCGGACGATGCCGGTGGTGGGGCCGCTCATCGTGATCGTCGCGGCCCTCAACGGACTGGCGGTCACCCAGGCGTACTTCCGCATCTTCGCCGGGAAGGCGGAATCCTCGTCGATCGACCTGAGGATCCGGCGGCCGGAGCGGATCGCCGTGGTGGTCACGTCGCTCCTGATCCTCGCGGGCGGCCTCTTCCCCCAGTGGGGGGTCAAGAGCCGATACGACGCGGCGCTCCAACTGCTCGCGCGGCGGTCGCAAGGCCCGGAGGCCGTCGCCGGGCCCCGACGGAGCCCGGACGACGCGTTGACCGTGCGGACTCAGCCCTCGCGAGGGGGCGAAGCGGGCTTCGCCCCAGGCTTCAGATAAGTCGCGATCTCCCTCGCCAGCGCGGCCATCTCCTGCGGGTGCTTCGGGGCTGGCGCGAGATTCACGTGGTCGGCGGCCGGCTCGTAGGCGTAGGTCGGCATGCAGACCTGATAGGTCCGCACGTCGTAGACGCCGAACAGGACCTCGATCCCCTCACGCCGGTCAGCCTCGACCTCCTGCCGGATCGCGAACGCCGAATGGGCGGCGTTCATGCAGACGGCCGCCTCGATCAGGGCGTCGCGATAGCCGGGCTGCGAGGCCGCGTCCGGCCCCCAGACCTCGCGGATGATGTTGTCCGACTCCCGGACGGCCACGAAAATCCGCTGGAAGATCAGCCGAAGGTTCGGCGAGTACGACTCGGACCAGAACTCGCCGGGATTCAGGTACGCGTTCACCGCCCCCTTGACCGCGCCGCAGTTCGTGTGGCCGAGCACGACGATCACGCGGACGCTGTCGCTCAGCGCCCGGACCGTGAAGTCGATGCTCCCCAGGACCACGTCGCTCAGGACGTTGCCCGCGTTCCGGACCACGAACAGGTCGTTGAATCCCTGGCCGAACAGCATCTCGGTCGGCACCCGCGCGTCGGAACAGCCCAGCACCAGGGCGAACGGCTTCTGGGTGGGGAATTCCGTGGGATCGAGCGAGAAGATCGAGCTCAGCCCGCCGCAGGGGATGACGAACTGCTCGTGCGTGCCCGGGGGCGAGGCCCGGCACGTCCTCATCCATTCCGAAAAGACGCGGTTGCCGCGCTGGAGCGCTTCCCGCGCCTCCTCGCTCGAGCTCGGTTGCTGGTCGTCCTGATTCCCGGCTTTCTCGTAGCGGAACGTGTAATCGATCATGCGGCTCTCCCTGGGATCTTCGATCTCGAAACGTCGGCCGCACGCCTCGAAAGGCGCGGAGGCCGACGTCCATTCATGGGGAAAACCCGTCGGGCGTCAAGAAAAACGAGGTGAAAATATCTCCATGATTCTTTCCTCATGCGCCGCCGCGGCGCGGGCTCGTCGCATCTCAAACGGCGCGTGCGGCCTGGATGACGCGAGGATGGCCCTGCAGGTCGCGAACCGTGGGCAGGATCTGGAACTCGCGATGGCGCGAGAGGAGGGCCCGGACGTCCTCCTCCTGGCCCGCGCCGATCTCCAGGATCAGCCGCCCTCCCGGCTTGAGCAGCGGGATCGCCTGGGCGGCGAGGCGTTCGAAGAGGTCCAGGCCCTCGGGGCCGCCGTCGAGGGCGAGATGGGGCTCGTAGTCGCGGACGCCGGGTTCCAGGCCCGCCAGGTCGCCGGTCGGGATGTACGGGGGATTGGAGAGGATCACGTCGAACGGCGGCCGATCCGTCACGGGGCCGAGCAGGTCGCCCTGGAGGAACTCGACCCGATCCCCGACGCCGTGTCGTTCCGCGTTCTTGCGGGCCACCGCGAGGGCCTCCGCCGAGACGTCGATCGCCGTGAACCGGACGGTGGCGTGGTGCCGGGCGCAGGAGACGGCCAGGCAGCCCGACCCGGTCCCGACGTCCGCCGCGACCGGCGATTCAAGCCCCTTGGCCGCTTCGAGGAATCCGAGGACGACGTATTCCGTCTCGGGGCGGGGGATCAGGACGGCCGGCGTCACGTCGAAGCGGAGCGAGTAGAACTCCTTGCGGCCGACCAGGTAGGCGACGGGCGCCCCCTCGGACCGACGCTTGACGAGGTCGCGATATCGGCCGCGGGCCGCCTCGCCGACGAGGTCGTCGTAGTGCGTGTAGAGCTGCACCCGTTCATAGTCCAGGACGTGGGCGAGCATGACCTCGGCGTCGAGGCGAGGGCTGTCGGCACCTCGCTTCTTGAGATAGTCGGCGGTCCAGGCGATGAGCCGGCCGATCGTCCAGTCGGCGTCCGTCCGGGCGGTCGGCGTCGCGGGCGGAGCCTCTCCAGCCGGTACGGGGTTTTGGGTGTCGGGCCGCATGCCCCCCTCTTTCCGTGGCGTGAGGACCGTTTCAGAAGTCGCCCAGTTGCTCGCGACGGTCGTGATCGACCAGCGCCTTGAGCAGCCCCGTCAGGTCGCCCTGAATCACCTGGTCAAGATTGTAGAGCGTCAGCCCGATCCGGTGGTCGGTCACGCGGTTCTGGGGGAAGTTGTAGGTCCGGATCCGCTGGGAGCGATCTCCCGAGCCGATCAGGGAGCGACGCGCCTGGTCGCGCTGCGACCGCGTCCGCTCCTGGAGCAGATCGTAGATGCGCGAGCGGAGGACGCGGAACGCCTTGGCCTTGTTCTTGTGCTGGCTCCGCTCGTCGCGGCAGTTGACGACGATCCCGGTGGGGAGATGCGTGAGCCGGACGCCGCTCTCGGTCTTGTTCTGGTGCTGGCCGCCCGGCCCGCCGGAGCACATCACGTCGATGCGGACGTCCTCGTTGCGGATGTCGATCTCGACGTCCTCGGGCTCGGGGAGCACGGCGACGGTCGCGGCCGAGGTGTGGATGCGGCCCTGGGTCTCGGTCTGCGGCACCCTCTGGACGCGATGGCCGCCGCTCTCGAACTGGAGGAGGCGGAAGGCCCCCTCGCCGGTGACGCTGAACGAGACTTCGCGGAAGCCGGCCAGCTCGGTCGCTTCCATGTCCAGAAGCTCGAATTTCCAGCCCATCGAGTCGGAGAACCGACGATACATCTCGTAGAGATCGCGGGCGAAGAGGGCCGCCTCGTCGCCGCCGGCGCCCGCCCGGATCTCCATGATGAGCGCCGCGTGGTCAGCCCCGGATTCGCGATCGTAGAGGATGTCGCGGAGCTGTTCGGCGTCGGCCTCGCGGCGATCGCGGAGGACGGCGGCTTCCCCCTCGACGTACGCGCGCATGGCGGCGTCGGCCTCGGCGTCGATCAGGACCTCGGCCTCGGCAATCTGCTTGCCGAGATCGAGGTAGCGGCCGTAGAGGGTCGCCGTCTTGGCGATCTTGCCGCGCTCCCGGGAGAGGGCGGTGACGCGCGCGGAGTCGGCGGCGACGGCCGGGTCGAGCAGGGCCTGCTCGATCTCAAGGAAGCGTCGATAGTCCGCCTGCAGCTTCTCGAACACGGAGGGGGGACCTGCCAGGAGCCGGGGACCTAGGGGGCCGTCGCGACGCGTGCGTCTTCCAGATCAAGCGAAACGGCCCGGCGGGGAGGTGGAACCGTCCCGCGGGCCGTGATTCGCGAGATCCAGGGGCGGGGCCTAGGCCTTGGCGGGCTCGGCGGCCTCGACGGCGGCGGGCTCGGCCGCCTTCTTCTTGCCGTAGGTGCCCTGGAACTTCTTGTTGAACTTGTCGACCCGTCCGGCGGCGTCGACGAACTTCACCGACCCGGTGAAGAACGGGTGGCACTTCGAGCAGACTTCCACAGCGATCTTCGGCTTGGTGCTGCGGGTCTGGAACGAGTTGCCGCAGCCGCACGTGACCGTGGAGTCGACGTAATTGGGATGGATGCCGTCTTTCATCGCCGTCTATTTTCTCGGTTGAGAGTGGCGACCGAGCCCAATCTCGCGCAGGCCCCGGCCGAAGTCGTCATCTTATCACATCAGGGAGGCGGGTCCCAAGGTCATTTCGGGGCGGCCAGGCGGGCGGCGACTTCCTTCTCGACCTGCTCATAGGTGAATTGGTCGTTGGGGTCGTCCATGGTGAACCGCTTGATCTCCTTGCCGTCGGGCCCGTAAAGGAAGACGGCCGGAATGGCGCCAATGTCGAGCTTGTCGAAGCCGTCGCCGAAATTTTCCTTGAGCAGGACGTTCGTGAACGTCGCCTGCTTCTCGCGGAGGAACTTCTCGGCCTCGGCGACGGCCTTCTCGTCCTCGGAGTCGTCGAGCGAGAGCGAGACGACGGCCAGGCCTTGCGGGGCGAACTTCCGGTGCATCTCCACGAGGTGCGGGAAGTTCTCCTTGCAGGGGCCGCAGGTCGTGGCCCAGGCGTCGACCAGGGTGTACCGGGCGTCCTTGGGGGAGGCCAGGTGTTCCTGGAATTGGGCCCAGGTGAGTTGGCGAAGCGAGACGGGGTCGGTCTTGGGGTCGTCGGCGCGTCCCGGGGCCGCGATCAGGCCGGCCAGGACGACCGCGGCGACAATGGCGGACTTGCGGATCATGGTCGTCGATTCCTGGGTTGGGTCGGCCCGGCGGAAACAGGGCCCGGGGAAGCGAATCGAGCCGCCGGACGATCAGTCCGACGGCCCGAGGTGGTCTCACGGAGTCGCCTCGGCCCGGCGGCCGAGGCGATCGTTCGAGGCGATCCGATCAGTTGTTGTACTTGACGCCGCAGCCCTTGGCGCGGGTCTCTTCGACCGCCGGGGCCTTGCCGGCGAGCAGGGCGTCGACGGCGTCCTTGACGTAGTGCTTGGTGACCTTGGCCTCGTCGGCGTTGTCGTCGAAGGCGCCCAGGTAGCGGATCGTGCGATCCTTGTCGAGGACGAAGAAGTACGGGGTCTTCGTGGCGCCGTAGGCCCGGCCGACGGCCTGGCTCTCGTCGTACCCGTAGTCGTAGTTGATCTTCTTGTCGTTCTTGTCGGTGACCCGCTTCAGGATGGCGGGAAGCTTGTCTTCCTCGATGTCGTTGACGCAGAGGCCGACGACGCGGACGCCCTTGTCCTTGTACTCGCTGGTGAACTCGTTGAGCCGGTCCTCGCAGCCGACGACGGCGGGGCAGTGGTTCGCCAGGAAGACCAGGACGACCACGTCTTCCTTCACGTCGGACAGGGTGAGGCTGGTCTGCTCGCCGCCGGGCGTGTAGGCCGGGATGCCCGAGAAGACCGGGGCCTTGTCGCCCGGCTTCACGACCTTGTTGTAGTTCTCGCCCGCGAAGGCCGGGGTCGCGATGGCCAGGGCGGCCAGGCTCAGGAGGACTTTCCGCATCGATGCTGACTCCGTCTGAGGTTTGAGGTCTGGGCCGGTAGTCGAAGGAGCGACTCCCTCGCCCACAGGACGAACCACCGATCGGTCCATGCAAGGCCCGCCGTCCAACGACGGGCCCCCGGAACGTTCAGCTTTCAGAAGAAAGCGTTGTAGCTGGTCTCCGCGGCCTGTCATACCGCGCGATCTCGAAAGCTTCGACCCATGCGGGCGGTCTGCATCCGTCGCCATGTTCCACGGCGACGATCGCATGATTATAAGTGGAGCCTCGGACCAGTCAACAACCCAGGCCTGGCGTCGACCATCCCGCGCGCAGGGCGATCTCACCCATGCTCGGTCGCGCCTGGGGCCGGTCAGGGCCGTCGCGCGCCCCAGAAGACGGCGTTGGTGATGGAGAGCTTCACCGAGGGGTGATACAGCACGGGGAAGGATTCCGAGCCGGTGCGCAGGTAGACGATGCGGCCCTTGCCGACGGTCCAGGTCATCCCGCTGCGCATGGTCTCGCCGCGTTCCCAGGAGGAGACGAACACGACGGTCTCCGGCTGCGGCACGGCGAACGGTTCGGAGAACATATCGGTCTTGGGGATGGTGAACGGGGCCACGCCGGCGGCGATGGGGTGTTCCGGCGCCTTCACGGCGACGAATTCGGGCCGGCCGTCCTCGCGCCAGCTGCCGGGCTCGCACGGCATGCTGTCCATCAGGAGCCGGAACGGCTTGCTGCCGCACGAGGCGTAGAGGGCCACCAGGCCGAGTTTCCCCTCGCGGACGCGGCCGGCGACGGCCTGGGCCCGAGCGTCGGGGACCTCGTCATGTCGGGTGCGGCCCCACCACACCAGCACGTCGGTGGCGTCGAGGGCGCCGTCGGCGAGCCCCGCCTCGGGTTCGTCGAGCCGCGCCCGGGACACCAGGAGGCCCGGCTGACGCGACAGCGAGTCGACCAGGGCGACGTCGACTCCGTCGGGATACGCCGACGGCGACGTCTCTCCCTCGCACCAGACCCGCACCCGGACGGGGGCGACCGTCTGGGCGATCGCCGGAGCGTCGCCGAGCGAGACGGCCAGGAAGGCGGCCGGGACGAGCGTGCGCATGAGCGATCGGCGATCGAAGTTCACGGTAGTTCTCCTGGATCGGGGTGGGTTCCAGGTCTCGGGCGGGTGGGTGGGTGGCGGGGCGGGACCGGGCCGGTTCAGGGGGCCGACGACGTCAGGGACGGTTCGGCGGTCGTCGGCGGGGCAAGTCCAAAAATCGCCTTCTCCAACGGTTTCTATCGTACGTGACGGCCGGGGGCCTCCACAATGCATTCCCGACGAAGTTCCGAGAGTTTTCCGATTGAACCGATGCGAACGGGCCGGGACGCCCCGCCGCGATCGGCGGGGGCCCGGCCCGGAATGGTCCGCAAGTCGGCTCGACGGGCCGGGGTCAGCGGCCGTTGAAGCGGACGTCCTGGATGACGTCCCCCTGGGAGTGCTCGATGAAGTGCCAGGAGCATTCGTCGGCGACGACCTGGAGCAGCTTGTTCTTGAAGGTGGACTCGCCCACGCCGGAGTCCATCGGGATCGGGCCGCGGATCGGGAAGGTGGTCTCCT includes:
- a CDS encoding thioredoxin family protein, which translates into the protein MRKVLLSLAALAIATPAFAGENYNKVVKPGDKAPVFSGIPAYTPGGEQTSLTLSDVKEDVVVLVFLANHCPAVVGCEDRLNEFTSEYKDKGVRVVGLCVNDIEEDKLPAILKRVTDKNDKKINYDYGYDESQAVGRAYGATKTPYFFVLDKDRTIRYLGAFDDNADEAKVTKHYVKDAVDALLAGKAPAVEETRAKGCGVKYNN
- the prfA gene encoding peptide chain release factor 1 codes for the protein MFEKLQADYRRFLEIEQALLDPAVAADSARVTALSRERGKIAKTATLYGRYLDLGKQIAEAEVLIDAEADAAMRAYVEGEAAVLRDRREADAEQLRDILYDRESGADHAALIMEIRAGAGGDEAALFARDLYEMYRRFSDSMGWKFELLDMEATELAGFREVSFSVTGEGAFRLLQFESGGHRVQRVPQTETQGRIHTSAATVAVLPEPEDVEIDIRNEDVRIDVMCSGGPGGQHQNKTESGVRLTHLPTGIVVNCRDERSQHKNKAKAFRVLRSRIYDLLQERTRSQRDQARRSLIGSGDRSQRIRTYNFPQNRVTDHRIGLTLYNLDQVIQGDLTGLLKALVDHDRREQLGDF
- a CDS encoding carbonic anhydrase; this translates as MIDYTFRYEKAGNQDDQQPSSSEEAREALQRGNRVFSEWMRTCRASPPGTHEQFVIPCGGLSSIFSLDPTEFPTQKPFALVLGCSDARVPTEMLFGQGFNDLFVVRNAGNVLSDVVLGSIDFTVRALSDSVRVIVVLGHTNCGAVKGAVNAYLNPGEFWSESYSPNLRLIFQRIFVAVRESDNIIREVWGPDAASQPGYRDALIEAAVCMNAAHSAFAIRQEVEADRREGIEVLFGVYDVRTYQVCMPTYAYEPAADHVNLAPAPKHPQEMAALAREIATYLKPGAKPASPPREG
- a CDS encoding ThuA domain-containing protein, with product MNFDRRSLMRTLVPAAFLAVSLGDAPAIAQTVAPVRVRVWCEGETSPSAYPDGVDVALVDSLSRQPGLLVSRARLDEPEAGLADGALDATDVLVWWGRTRHDEVPDARAQAVAGRVREGKLGLVALYASCGSKPFRLLMDSMPCEPGSWREDGRPEFVAVKAPEHPIAAGVAPFTIPKTDMFSEPFAVPQPETVVFVSSWERGETMRSGMTWTVGKGRIVYLRTGSESFPVLYHPSVKLSITNAVFWGARRP
- the prmC gene encoding peptide chain release factor N(5)-glutamine methyltransferase, whose translation is MRPDTQNPVPAGEAPPATPTARTDADWTIGRLIAWTADYLKKRGADSPRLDAEVMLAHVLDYERVQLYTHYDDLVGEAARGRYRDLVKRRSEGAPVAYLVGRKEFYSLRFDVTPAVLIPRPETEYVVLGFLEAAKGLESPVAADVGTGSGCLAVSCARHHATVRFTAIDVSAEALAVARKNAERHGVGDRVEFLQGDLLGPVTDRPPFDVILSNPPYIPTGDLAGLEPGVRDYEPHLALDGGPEGLDLFERLAAQAIPLLKPGGRLILEIGAGQEEDVRALLSRHREFQILPTVRDLQGHPRVIQAARAV
- a CDS encoding proton-conducting transporter membrane subunit; its protein translation is MSSMRLPWLELAILLPALGSIWVRFRRDPLVAREHALAIGGLTLLATIAAWVDFELLGPRDAPGCRPFPGFGPSWAWLAIDALNAPLMPLGALIHLLTILATLRTKVREFSLPRTLITESILMAIFAASTPWGLVVLMAISTLPRYMELVANRQPSRVYLIHMALFITLMILGQWGVSNAAAGGTPPHWAILLLTLAMLVRCGVVPFHCWMTDLFEHATFGTALLFVTPLTAAFGVTRLVLPIAPTWDLWIISMMSLITALYAGGMALVQRDARRFFCYVFLSCSSLVLVGIETATPIGLTGSLSLWLSVSISLTGFGLVLRCVEARVGRIALTEFLGLYDEIPTMAGLFLLTGLASVGFPGTAGFISIEMIVEAAFRTMPVVGPLIVIVAALNGLAVTQAYFRIFAGKAESSSIDLRIRRPERIAVVVTSLLILAGGLFPQWGVKSRYDAALQLLARRSQGPEAVAGPRRSPDDALTVRTQPSRGGEAGFAPGFR
- a CDS encoding TlpA family protein disulfide reductase, which encodes MIRKSAIVAAVVLAGLIAAPGRADDPKTDPVSLRQLTWAQFQEHLASPKDARYTLVDAWATTCGPCKENFPHLVEMHRKFAPQGLAVVSLSLDDSEDEKAVAEAEKFLREKQATFTNVLLKENFGDGFDKLDIGAIPAVFLYGPDGKEIKRFTMDDPNDQFTYEQVEKEVAARLAAPK
- the rpmE gene encoding 50S ribosomal protein L31 — encoded protein: MKDGIHPNYVDSTVTCGCGNSFQTRSTKPKIAVEVCSKCHPFFTGSVKFVDAAGRVDKFNKKFQGTYGKKKAAEPAAVEAAEPAKA